The window aagaccaacttttcacgtttacccagtaagtatctgtcgacgacgtcgcagtttgatgttctctttaaccgcgaataagtcgtcggtacggcgagcgtctgtaaggacgtcactaggtcctgagaatagtcgtttcgttgatataaatttcagaatatataggaaaaatctttttttcaaaattggttttgtcgtcggctcgaaaacattgacgatcgtcaaaaaggaacgatgtcatcacgccaaagtctagtgtgaggccccgataattttaatgttggcgagcgtggtgtttgtttagtccgcggtcgggtttattttctaggcaataaaaacttagtcgtggcgcgaaaatatctttagtttgagcgctcgtgtattcgaattgtgttggttggttcgtttaggtttatatttacctactatatactacctatcaagtatatatctattctgctgtcataataataatacgagaatacgagaaaaaaatggcagacgtagaaaatcaatccgcatcggctaatgctgctgcttcgacgacttcacctcaagttcatcatcatgctaaaaaggagaagaaagcaaaaaatcctagagccaaaccttctcatcctcccacttccgagatggtcaataacgctattaagggtttaaaggaacgtggtggttcttctcttcaagctataaaaaaattcgtcgccgccaattacaaggtagatgccgagaaagttgcaccatttatcaagaagtatctaaaaggcgccgtcgcttctggttctttggttcagacgaaaggtaagggagcttctggatcgtttaaacttgcttcctcgtccgcctccggtggtggtgcaaaggccagagctgctgctgctgcttctgctgctagagctgctgccgccgcggcagccgctgctactggcgaaagaaagaaaaaatcctcagcagtttcaaaagttaaaaaaaacactggaaaacgttccgccgtttcggcaccaaaaaccggtaagaaaccatcttcgccaaaagcgaaaaaagtcgcagccgaaaagaagagcgtagccgtcttgaaagcaaaaaaggccgcttctgtcggcgctgagaagaaaacaaccgctgcttcctctacaggtagagctgttgcggcaacagcttcatcaaagccgaaatcaccttcgaaagcaaagaaatcaaataaggccggtccaacgaagaaacctaaggcaccgaaaccaaaaagcgccaaggctatatctgctaaagcgaagaaatctcctgcttctcctaaaagaaagaagtgagctatggcaataatctcatttgtcgtcgtcttcgtcgtcgtcgactacgaaccgatgatgatgataatgatgatgatgatgatggtggtgacgtcctggattatcgactgtttaaggccgtcgagggcatacataaatggcccttttcagggccacaaattaatttctatacaaataaaaaaaagttttcacacctatctgcatatacctaaatcgaaatataattattaatttatacaaacaaacaaacgataatgtctgtagggtgtcggcgctaaaaacgcattatccctcctcacctacctaaccacttttatgactttattcgatatttaactttactcatttttatggtacctacttaaataaattaaattcttttgatgccgccgccgttcttgaagtaccgatcaattaaaacgatttgtttacctacccttaaccagagcgaacaatcataaataaaagcatcattgtttttattgtttgacagagtttaaaattcattatgatccgcgtactattactttaattactgtcaatattgcgaaacattttcatttgtaaacaattttgtggttctgaaaagaaccgtttttttttttgtttattttttcattttaagctcgttctcctcgaatacgtcttgccagttggatgtctttaggcatgatggtgacgcgttttgcatggatggcacataaatttgtatcttcaaaaagtccgacaagatacgcttcactcgcttcttggagtgccataacggcagaactttggaaacgaagatcggtcttgaaatcctgggctatttccctgaccaagcgttggaagggcaatttacgaatcaacagttcggtgcttttctgataacgacgaatttcacgcagtgccactgtaccgggcctgtagcgatgaggttttttcactcctccagtggcgggtgcgctttttcttgctgccttagtggcaagctgttttcgtggagcttttccaccggtcgatttacgagcagtttgtttggtacgggccatttttttgactacttctttatccctcaactacacatacacacacataaacacctacgtacgtcactaacaacggcgacggttcatatgaccctgcaacaaaatttttcgccgtattttattaactagggtgacactatgcgttatctgattggtcaaaaaagtaacttaagaggcggagcgaaactaaactataaaatgagttgactaatctggcgagcaggtagttgttttcgacgaagcagtcaaatctgtgtcgttttcttttgtgaaacaaagcttaatttgaatcaataatcattcaaaatgaccggtcgtggcaaaggtggaaagggattgggaaaaggtggagcaaaacgtcatcgtaaagttttacgtgataacatccagggcatcacgaagcccgcgatcagaagattggcacgtcgtggaggagtgaaacgtatctccggtctcatttacgaagaaaccagaggtgtcctgaaggtattcctcgaaaacgtcattcgtgatgccgtcacctacaccgaacacgcaaaacgtaaaaccgtcaccgccatggatgtcgtttacgctttgaagcgtcaagggcgtacactttacggttttggcggttaagttttttttataacctatgttttatctatgagactacgaggcgacgacaataccggtataccagcattgtttggtttttatgtttcttcctcatcgttagttacatcaatctactctctactattcatcgcattttaattttcgacgaaaaaaaacggttcttttcagaaccacaaaaatatttctaaacaaatgaaaaaagtacgtatcacaaggctctcagttaaaccaccagtataataaatgtttgatttccaaactgtttttatatttctaggaaatgtaacaaataaagttgtgtggtttttatgactttgttgtttaatcaatcgtatgcttttccttaaagggatgaattttgacttttcagagataaataataattaccactaaagaaagaaaacatcaaagcctaaccgatatacatggattagctagccccccaccggcgcggcgtgtagctcgccgtctaggagaggcaataaaaatttacctgcttttaaactattaagaaaataaaacatcttgagtgctcttttttttttaaatcgtgcaataaatttttgccaagttttatgtaactttaagtaggtatgtttatttactctttaaaaaaagtttgtgattcttttttttatttgttaaaaaaatgatggccctgagaagggccgatattattatttttttgtagcttgctgc of the Tribolium castaneum strain GA2 chromosome 1, icTriCast1.1, whole genome shotgun sequence genome contains:
- the LOC135266247 gene encoding histone H4, which codes for MTGRGKGGKGLGKGGAKRHRKVLRDNIQGITKPAIRRLARRGGVKRISGLIYEETRGVLKVFLENVIRDAVTYTEHAKRKTVTAMDVVYALKRQGRTLYGFGG